The nucleotide window tagccgggcgtgatggtgggcgcctgtagtcccagctactcaggaggctgaggcatgagaatcgtgtgaacccgggaggtggggcttgcagtgagcccagatcatgccaccgcactccagcctgggcgacagagcgagactctgtctcaaatttaaaaaaaaaaaaaaaaaaaacctttgcacACAGCCCTCACCACTCCACAGAAACATAAGAACccattccaggccaggcgcggtggctcacgcctgtaatcccagcactttgggaggccaagacgggcggatcacgaggtcaggagatcgagaccatcctggctaacacggtgaaaccccatctctaataaaaatacaaaaatcagccgggcgcggtggcgggtgcctgtagtcccagctactcgggaggccaaggcaggagaagggcgtgaacccgggaggcggagcttgcagggagtggagatcacaccaccgcactccagcctgggcgacagagcgagactccgtctcaaaaaaaaaaaaaaaaacccattccAAACAAATGCGCTTCTGGGTTAGGAAGCAGGGAGGGTGTGTGGATGGCTTTTCCCTGGGTGTCCTGTGACTGCCTTCTTCCCGTCCTCTAGCACCACTGCCGGAACTGTGGCCACATCTTCTGCAACACCTGCTCCAGCAACGAGCTAGCCCTGCCCTCCTACCCCAAGCCAGTGCGAGTGTGCGACGGCTGCCACACCCTGCTCCTGCAGCGCTGCTCCTCCACGGCCTCCTGAGCGTCTGTCCTCGGGAGCACAGCCTCGCGGACAGCGCCAAACCCTGTGGGTCTCCAGGGGCTTGGGAATTGTGTTCTTTCCCAAGAGAATCGAAGGAAAGAATCAAATTTCTCGCCTGGCCACTGGCACTCCAGAAGACAGTGTGCCAGAACCAGCAGCTCTCACCGTGCCGAGATTCGTTCGGAATTAACTCCTCTGGATGGAAACTTCCATCTTACGGCTCTGGTTCAGATACAACGTCATGATTTTGCTACtatcatttttcacttttcaaagaATTCAACCTGTTTTACAGCAGTTCAGTTCTGCTAGTGAGTAGtttccctctcccacctcccttctGAAAACCTGACTCGTGTACAGCGTTTGACACACATGGGGTCTGTCTGTGCCTTCTCTGCTTCAGTCAAGAAATCTGCCGTTTCATGCCCTTGTGACTACCTATCGTTGGTCCGgcaataaaatcatttatttttcactctggCGCATGCAGAAGCTCCTGTCAACTTCCAAAGAGCCACCGCACCAGAGGAGGCCTCCGCACCCCTCGTGCCCGAGCCCAGTGTGAGCAAGAGGCCGCCAGTGCTGCCCCAGAGCCTGCAGGGCTGTGCCTGGTGAGCCAAGGGCAGTTTGCAGGGGCAGCCTGCCACCAACAGGCAGAGGAAGTGACCCCAAGCCTGTCaccaaagtgcaagagtagttCACATACATGATTGGGAGTTGGACAGGTTACAGATGGAGACACCTGTGGAAAGGCACTTGGCAGGCAGtcattttttacatttcaaatgcaGTGCTAGGACTGGCTTCCAGTCCCTCCCTCGGAGGCCCCTACCCCCAAACAGCCAATGGCCTGGGGCTCTCTTCCGGTCAAGTCCAGACAGCCAACAGTCAGTCTTCCAGGCCTCATCCTTCACCTTCTATACGTACACCTTGTCCAGGACCCTACCTTCCCTTCCCGCAGGCTCCCTACCCTCACCAAATCCAGGCCTCAGGATCGCACCCCTCCTCTGGGCTCCCCCACGACCTGGTCAGCCCTGGTAGATGCTTGCATGGCACCCTCAACTGAGTTTCCTCCTCTgccgctccctccctccctccctccctccaaccGCTCTCAAGATGGAAAAGGTGGGAGCTTGGGCAAGGCTCAAAGATTCACCCACCATCCTATACAGCTTAGGACTGTGCGGCCAGACTTCAAGACAAGGTCTGCCCTGCTCCAAAGCCATGTCCTAGCAGGTTTCCAACCCTGTTAGGGAAGCCCAGTGGCAGCCCTCCCCTTCCCTCACCTCACCGTAGCAGCTGCCATCTCATACAGGGCCAAACTTTGAGAAAAAACTGCCTCTCACTACCCCTAACTGGCATATACGACATCTGTGCCTTTTCAATACACCCAGTGTGGACCCCTAACTTGCTGGGCAGCCTTAGGCAAGTCGGTTCACTTGAGTCTTAGCTTTCATCTGCACACACAAAAGCACAATAATCCATCCCTCCCCTACTTCAAGTCAGTTCTGGCAGTTCAGTATAAAAACATGCAGGAGGTTCCCACCTCTGTGCCTGACACTTGTGTTTAAGTGAAATTTATCACACCCATTTTCAAAGTTGGCAATATTTGGTCAAGATAACTTCCCTACTCACAAATTCAAACATATTCTAAGCCCTAACTCTGACATCTCCAGTCCCTGGTCTGGTACCATACCACCTTTACCCAGCCTGAGAAACGAAGGACAGATGTTCTAAGGCAGCACTTCCCAAGTCAACTGAGGTAGGGGTGAGTGGTCAggattttgtttaaaatgcagattccaactcacaaggtcaggaggttaATTAAGTCACTGCAAACAAGCTATGGAGCACAAGATTCCAAAGAACCATAATGCGTCTAGACgacttttttttgaaacaggaattTCTCTCtcgtcgcccagactagagtacaatgacgcgatcttggctcactgcaacctctgcctcccaggttcaagcaattctcccctgcctcagtagctggtattgcaggtgtgcaccaccacgcccagctaatttttgtattttttagtagagacagggtttccccatgttggccaggctggtctcgaactcctgacgtcaggtgatctgcccacctcagcctcccgaagtgttgaaactacaggcgttagccactgcccCTGGTCTAGACTAGCCATATGGCTCTGGATTTAGTTTAACCTTACTCCAAGTGTCTAGTTCTAGTCCCTTCTCTAACAGGGCAAGCTTTATCCCTAAATGTACCACAGTTACCTCACGACCCAGAGAAGGAACCCTCAATCCTTCTCAATAATGGGCCTCAGGACCAAACTATTAACACAAGATCTCAAGGGCAGTAACCAGGCTTTAGAACACAGCTCAGCAACTCTCAACACTGCCTTCCCCCCGGACAACTGCTGCTCTCTCTAGACCTGCCAAAGACAAAACCAACGATACATACTCCAGACCCTTCCCTCTGCTGGTGTCCAGTCCTGATGGGGCAACCTGGTAGAGCAAGCAAGGGAGGATCTGCGAAGCCCTCCCTCCATGTCTCCTGCACGCACTGCTCCTGTGGGCAGATGGTTAGAAATGACCGATACTAAGCCACTCTGTCCAACCTGCCTAGCCCTACCCCAACAAACTCAAGAGAAAGCTTATCCACACTTTGCTTTAAAGGGCACAAGCCTATCTGACAGCCTAGCTCAGACGCTACATTTACACTCTCATTTCATTATCAGGGACTTGAATCTAATGGGATGAGAGTAGCTGCCGGACCCCTCAGCATCTACTGAAGGAACTCTGGGACCAGACTTTTCAGGACTGCTTTTCTAATACCCAACCTTGTATTATTAATGTGAATAGACTCTCCCTTAGATACCTAACCTTGTTTTAATATGAATAGACTCTCCCTTAGCTGAGACTGCATTTGGCTCCTTCATTTACAAGACATCAAGGGCTCCTCACCCACCCACTTCCTCAAGGACTTAACTTATGCAAGCTCTCAGCCTATCAATAAGGTGCTGAAGCAAGCAGTTCCCAGCAATTTACTCGGAGATGGTACCATAAAGCCCCATTTGTCCCATAGGTAATGCCAGAGCCCCCACGCCTATCGCCTTGTGATGAATTTAaagcccctgcacctggaactgtaaccatttgtcttttcaacttttttgtctgtttttcttctgtAAGATTGCTGCAGCTAGaatctccctcccctctctaaaCAAAGTATTAAAGAAAATCTAGCCCCTTCTTTGGAGAGAATTTCGTGCCTTAGCAGTCTCTCGTTTGCCGGCTAACAAAGGACTcctgaattcatctcaaagtgtgGCGTTTCTAACTCGCTCAGGTACACTTTAAAGCAGCTTGAATACTTCCTAGCATCATGCTGGAGCTCTGAACTACCGAAACGGGGATATGTTTCGAGTTCATTTAAACTAGTCACATTAGCTCTCAATCACTACCTATCACTCTACCCAGATTTACATGTAATTCTGCTTCCAAGTAGAATTGATTTTTAGGAATGagccaaaaatataaaagttcaaaACTTCAATTTGAAAAACCATCTGTGAAGGCTAGgaacagtggctcaagcctgtaatcccagcactttgggaggctgaggtgggcagatcacatgaggtcaggagttggagatcagactggccaacattgtgaaaccccgttgtctactaaaaatacaaaaaaattagcctggagtggtggcggtacctgtaaccccagctacttgggaggctgaggcaggagaatggcttcagcccgcaaggtggaagctgcaggtaagctgagatcacgccactgcaatccagcctgagacgactgactccgcctcaaaaaaaacaaacaaacaaaaaaaccaccacccCTGAGCTAGAAGAAACCCAGGTATTCATCATAACCTCGCCTCCAGCACCTTCCCAGCCAAGCATGAAGGCCTCATAGACATGCAGGCCATGCAGTGAGGGCACTGTCACCTCCCCCTTCGCTTTGTGCAAGTGCTTAACAAGTTATAGGCAAGTTCAGATCAGGTCCTGTGCAGCCAAATGACATACAGCCCTTCCACAAGGGCCCCAAAGACGAGTTTACCTTCAGTTGCACTGGAGGGAAGTCTGAAGACATCTACACAACAGCCTCAACTGCCAGGCCTCTCTGCCACAGCCAGAGATGTGGCCCCAGATGTGGCCCCAGGTGGGCACAGAGCACCGAGACTCAGTCCACATGACACTGAAGCACAGACAAGACAGAGTGCAGTTTTTAAAAGGAGGATTTATTTGACAAGTTTCACTTAGCGCAATATACCTAAAAGGAAATCGCAATACAATGAAAGATTTAAATCAAGGCCTCAGAATTTCATACAAACACCAAGACCAAAATCCTAAAGTACTGGTATTGTGTCTCAAAATTTTcccattaacttaaaaaaaaaaaaaaaaagaaaagaaaaaaaagcttaaacTTACGTGCCTTACAGGTTATTAAATGAAACTAGAATTAACGAACATGCCAAAATGTTTCACTTTTCATTGTAGACATAGCTCCTATattgttttacaaaaaaataaaagcatgtctTTCAACATGCATCCAAACAGTGTTCAATGTAACGTGGCAAAGGGCAACATTTAACATAATTCAACTGCTTTTACCTAAATACGCTTACTGCTTAAGTACATCCTATAACTAACTTGAGAAAAGCTGGAACTTAAGTTTAACAGTTATAGTTTACTCAGCTTCACTGTTACATCCTAGATTGAGTATTGTATTCAAAAATACTGGGCCTTAAGTCTTCATAACAATCCTGATTTCCACTTAGAGTAAGCATAAATCACAAGCTTGTATTGCAGAAACTGTTAaactgaagttttttttcttaaaaaaaaaaaaaaaaaaaaaaaaagttgaccaaGAGTCAGTGATCAGGACAGATCAATTACATTCCCCATCCACCACTCATACTGGACATGCTAGACATCCCTCCCATTCCGTTCACGCCCATAGATGCACGGCTTCCACTACTGTAGTAGCTGCTGTTCATTGCTCCTTGGTTACCTGCAAAGAGATCAATTTGACAAGTCAGGAGTAATGTCAGACTACCagtcaaataaaatatagtattccaagaaaaagtttaaaaagtatacGAGTACAAATGGCTGCTGTCCAAGTGGCGAGACGCATGTTTGGGAAAGGGGAATCCCGACTCCAAACAAGCCTCAATTAACCCCTTTTCTCTGCAGTACCAACTTGCCAGACTCTTGTGCTACCATTTTAACGGATTCTTCAGGATCAACatgaaaaattaagtttaaaggaaaactagtgtttttcaaaaattgcaaaattacttcgtatttttaaagctaaacaaggcattttttaaaaaaatttaccataAACATTCACAATGTGTCCCTCGAATGGCATTTGAGAAAAGGGAGCACAGGGAAGTCTCTTGCTTTTCCTATTCACGGTGGGCAGGAAGTGAGACAACCAAGGTGGACTAAAGGCAACTCACTGTGCCCAAATGGCAGCCTCCATGGAGTTAAGTCAGAGCCATTGACTGCTATAGAAAGTATTATTACAACATATCAGTATTTGCTATtgggaatttaaattatattttttgagaaaatatttacctATGCAATGTTTGATTGAAAATCACTGGAGTTTTCCTGTAAAACTTGGTCTGCAAAAGGATTTTGTAGGGTAAGACTATAATACCAAAATCACCATTCTTTAGaccaattgaaaaaaaataaataaaaccaatccTAGGTTAACTAATAAATACGATCCTGAACccaaccaccattctactatTCCAAATTCTCCCTCCATCTAAAATTGATGTACTGCTaaccaaaagacaaaaaagcGAACaactttatttaatgttttaataaatggAGGCAGATATTTTCTGGCTCGACAGTATTCCAAAATTGCAATAACTAGTTTTTTATTCACAGAACACTTCCCCCTCCCAAATGATTGTTTCTGAAAATTAAGCTAGTAAAAAGTTACATTTGGATTGAAAGCATACATTTAATAACCCAATTTcaccaaaaaggagcctgcacCTTCCCAACTAAAGAAACCTGCCTAAAACTTAATtctaagtatatttaaaaaacaggctTACCGTATCCACTCATGCTGCTCTGGCCACCATAGCCGCCTCCGTAACCTCCACTCAGCTGCTGGCTGGCTGGGCCACCGTAACtggactggtttgctgttaagtTAAGAAAACTTTAGAACCTTGTTCCTTACATAATGTGGTACCTGGTGGTACCGGGCTTGTAATTCTATATCTATATTTTCCAGTCTTGATCTTATATTACTATAACCCTCTGCCTCCTTCTGCCTACTGTCTACAACCGGGCTACCCTTCTATCCATCATTTGAGCtactcaaatatttataaaccaaAGTGCTAACGGTCTATACATCAGCAGGACTAAAACCCACAAGATTCCCTAAGTAGAGGCATTTTGTGAAGATCTTATGAAACTGCCTGACTAGATTTAGTGGGGTTCCCCCTTAGATATATCAAAGGCACGTCAATACACCTAATTATGCCCACATTTATCTTAATCCTATTTTGCTATTTAAACTTTATACTCAGAAAATTTAAGTAGTTTCACTCCGTAGTCCCCTCCCCCAAGAGTACTTAAATCTAATTTGAATTATCTATCCTAAGGAACTTCATAACACAAAGATTTAAGTAAGCCAGATACAAAATTCAAATatcaagaaactgctttctttgCCTAAGTTTGTTATGCTaaacttattaaataaatagattaacaACTTATAATTGACTTATACAGATATAAacgttttggtttttaaaaaaactaacgATATTTACACAAGCCCATGCCTCCCATCATTTGGCTACCATAAGCACCACCGCTTGCTCCTGCTGTAGAATTCAAGAAGAGTTCTACATATCTGTGttctgaaatgagaaaaaaggcaTACAAGGTTAGCTTAAAAAAAGACACTAAAGTGATATTTACACAAACCCATGCCTCCTAGCATTTGGCTACCGTAAGCACCACCGCTTGCTCCTGCTGTAGAATTCAAGAAGAGTTCTACATATCTGTGttctgaaatgagaaaaaaaaagtttgaaaatgtttGTTGGTGAAACACAACAGGATAAGCacttttataaagtttttaaacaagcagatctgtGAACTTCAAATACCTTGGCAAAGAAAATTCTAGCTACTTCTCTTAGGTGATCTACTTTAACTCCAATATCTAGCCTTTACatattcatctatgttgtcaatTAAGGATATACACTTCAAGATGTGCGTATCACAAATCCgttatactaatttttaaaacccaaaccTTCTTCAACCCactgccccccatcccccaagAATTAATCTATTACTGGAGAGGAAACTTCTCATATAtccttatttttccatttctcgATTGTAAATGTTAGTCACACAATCACCTGTTAAGAGCCCACAAACGCTCAATCACACTTACGCATATTTGCTTTGTCTTTTGACATAGCTGCCACGGCATCTTCATGAGTTGCAAACTCGACATCTGCTTCACCAGTTACTCTGCCATCAGGACCAATTTCAATGTGTACTCTCACAGGATTGAGTGGTGAAAAAAACTACAACACAAGGCATTTCAAAGAATTAAATCAACTTTCTAAtgttacaaaataaaactacaatttCTAACACAGTGCTCACATT belongs to Theropithecus gelada isolate Dixy chromosome 6, Tgel_1.0, whole genome shotgun sequence and includes:
- the HNRNPH1 gene encoding heterogeneous nuclear ribonucleoprotein H isoform X13, which codes for MAMQRPGPYDRPGAGRGYNSIGRGAGFERMRRGAYGGGYGGYDDYNGYNDGYGFGSDRFGRDLNYCFSGMSDHRYGDGGSTFQSTTGHCVHMRGLPYRATENDIYNFFSPLNPVRVHIEIGPDGRVTGEADVEFATHEDAVAAMSKDKANMQHRYVELFLNSTAGASGGAYEHRYVELFLNSTAGASGGAYGSQMMGGMGLSNQSSYGGPASQQLSGGYGGGYGGQSSMSGYDQVLQENSSDFQSNIA
- the HNRNPH1 gene encoding heterogeneous nuclear ribonucleoprotein H isoform X12; protein product: MAMQRPGPYDRPGAGRGYNSIGRGAGFERMRRGAYGGGYGGYDDYNGYNDGYGFGSDRFGRDLNYCFSGMSDHRYGDGGSTFQSTTGHCVHMRGLPYRATENDIYNFFSPLNPVRVHIEIGPDGRVTGEADVEFATHEDAVAAMSKDKANMQHRYVELFLNSTAGASGGAYEHRYVELFLNSTAGASGGAYGSQMMGGMGLSNQSSYGGPASQQLSGGYGGGYGGQSSMSGYGNQGAMNSSYYSSGSRASMGVNGMGGMSSMSSMSGGWGM